The genomic region CAGCTACAACAGTTACACCAACACTGGTTCTGTCCCTCCCCTTATAAAATGACTAAATTACAAATGATTGACTACTATATTCAATAAACGTATCTGCCAGACAGCAAGATTAGCCTGTATGGAAAAATGGAATGTTCAGGACCCAAGTAGAAGAGCTGACTCACCTTGCTCAGACTAAGAAAACCACCTTCAAGAAGGGCATAACTCTGTATAATCAGAAATAAAAGACAGCAGAATCTTAATCTTTATTTTCCGTGAGTAATAGAGTTTCTTCTCTGGCCTATTTACCTGGAGACCTGATAAGACATAAATAAGATAAAATGTGCAGCAAGCACTGTGCTTGTGCCTATGTTCCACAATactcctctatgagaagcattggatcggCCCATCATGACGCATCAATGGACactcggcgctggagaaaaggtgagtaatttgTAATTTTTAGATTGACTAATTCTTAAATTTGACTAATTCTTAAATGGGACAAATTAAAGGACCATAACAATGATATTGACTTGAAAGAAAACTACTAGTAACCAATTTGAGAGCATCTTAAACATTTCTAATGAAGCCCAgagaatattatatttttttattttatgacacTGTAATGAAGGTCTTTCATGGCACTTTTATCATCAAATCGAAATTCCAGAAGCAAATTGAATTAATGGGATAGACTAGGATCtttctagtatttttttttccttttgcatgACCAAACAGTTTATGGCAGCATAGTTTAGATGGATTTACTGAGTGGAAaccatccatatatatatatatatatacatacatacacaaatgccCAGTGGATACATATATATGGTTATATTGATACCTAACGATGAACTATGTATGATGAAAAAATAATGTTGCTCAGGAGTTTTGGAAACATCTTAATAaacatcttaaagggatactgtagtgccaggaatacaaagatgtattcctggcactaccgatcactctgcctcccccctccctcgctccCCCCCACCTTGGTAAATAAAGAGTTAGAAAccgtttatttacttaccttatctcagcgccgatgtccctcagtgctgggagataacagtggctgtctgggagaagtggtctgagtgcctacagtgCCCTTTTAATAAACCACGAGACAGATGGTTTAACCAGAGTGGTTTAGCCCAGAGATGGAATTTTTCCTTCTAACACACACTTTGTGGTAATGTGTCTTTTACATTACATgattaaagttaatgttaatgacAGTAGTAAGGTAGGGGTAAattattaaaagaccactatactgccaggaaaacaaactcgttttcctggcactatagagtctttaggttccccccaccctcagggtcccattctTGCCAGGCTCAAGGTGCTGGGAAACTCTCCTCCCTTTTCCAACGTCATCCGctgaatacgcatgcgcggcaagagccgcgcgcacattcaatcaatccataggaaagcatttctcaatgctttcctatggacatcagcgtcttctcactgtgattttcacagtgagaagcgtggaagcgcctctagcggctgtcaatgagacagccactagaggctggattaactctattgtaaacatagcagtttctctgaaactgctatgtttacatctgcagggttaaccctagatggacccggcacccagaccacttcattgagctaaagtggtctgggtgcctatagtggtcctttaatattagtGTCGAGTTGGcgttaatgtttagtgtattgTAGGGGTTCATTCGTAGTGGTGAGCTATATTTCTGTAATTTGCAGTCTTTTTGTTCCTACTTTTTTTAGAGTTTTAAGTCTTTTACTTGTCTGTGACTTTACCACCAGAGTATTACAGAATGGCTCGTAAGGCCTTGGAATTTAGGCTAGTGTGAAATAGCCATTTCCTACTGTGTAGGTTGGTCCCATAGGTCAGTGAGTCTCAGAAACTCACTGTGTTTTGGATGTACTTGTTCCTATCTCCATGTCTACGTTTCCCATCAGAAGTGTCTATGGATTCTACCTCCAAATGCCTTTCATGCCTTTTGTTGACTAGTCGTTTTGGTTCCCTGGCTGTACTTATTGAGTTTCTTTGCCATACCGTTGCAGTTATTTAATGTCACCCTTTCAACTTTCCTTGCTATATCCCTTGGTCGTATCACATAATTGATGTGTCCCTTGCCAGTCATTTTCTTTGCAAGTCCTGTCCCAAACATGTCCATCCCCTGTAGTCTTGTTTCCATTACCTCACCTAGACTTAATTTTTGCTTTTCTCTTTTCTGATTTTCATTTCATGGACTTTTCATTCCCTATATAATCAGGGCCGATGCAAGGAATTCTGCCGCCCTATACAAAAATCTATTTTGTCGCCCCCTCATGTAATCGAGTTTGTTTGTGTCACGTTTATTCACTATACTCCATAAGGAAACATTCcactgagtttttttttgtttttttttaacagtatgggagatatacccccaaagaaaatatgcctttatttttttttcttaagtccTCAGTCTGTGCCAGGGTGTACACTGGGAAGCTGTGACCGAGTGTACATGTTCTCACTTGCTGGAGCCGCAAGTGTGTGGATGCACACTTGATCACAGCTTTCCTATGTTTCCCATGGAGATCTAGTATAGGTCATTGAGAAGGTGGGGAAGCAGGCACACTAGTACAGCATATCAGTCTCCAGTTAGTTCTGTGGAGCTAAaggaagttacatagttacatagctgaaaagagacttgcgtccatcaagttcagccttcctcacatatgtttttgttgttgatccaaaagaaggcaaaaaacccagtctgaagcgcttccaattttgcaacaaactaggaaaaacatAACTTctagaccccaaaatagcagtcagctgtctccttggatcaagcagctattaccccactaattagaaattatatccctgtatgttatgtattTGCAAGTGGATGAAAACTTTCCTGTGACACACAGGGAGGTGTTTTGCCCCCAAGCATAACAGGATTGACAGACTCCAGACAtataaaacacttcagcaagctgaaataCTTTGTGTGTAGAGTATTTCCATTTCTTAGAAAACTAGTGTCTATATACTCACTCTCTCATCaacttttcctgttttttcttcaCTTGTACTCTCCATCTCTGCTGACTTTTCTTTAATGAATCTTTTTTAGGGTTACTTTTTACCGTTTTCACAGTATTccctatgtgttttttttttttcctgaattggtctattcattaaatagtaaGTTGAAAAATTAGGCCAAAataaaaaagttggaaaaagtctccTATTTTGACCTAATTTCTAAGCTTTTAGAGACTtatcaaatcactgtttagtgaatggacCCTCAAGTGTATGCCTgcatgatcttttttttttttttttttttgggggacaGGTGCATAGTAAGTGtgcccagtcagtcagtcagtgtgcccagttATTCTGTgtgcccagtcagtcagtgtgcttagtcagtcagtgtgcccagtcagtcagtgtgccaGTTAATCAGGTTGtccagtcagtcagtgtgcccagtcagtgtgtcagtatgctcAGTTAGTCAGTGTACCCAGTCAGTGTGCCAGGTCAGTCAGCCAGTGTGCCCAGCCAGTCAGTGTGCCAGGTCAGTCAGTGTGCCAGGTCAGTCAGCCAGTGTGCCCAGTCAGCCAGTGTGCCCAGCCAGTCAGTGTGccaggtcagtcagtcagtgtgcccagtCAGTCAGCCAGTgtgcccagtcagtcagtgtgccaGGTCAGTCAGTCGGTgtgcccagtcagtcagtgtgccaGTTAGTCAGTCAATgtgcccagtcagtcagtgtgttacCTCCTCTGCTTCCATACTTTCAGTCTGTCTCTGGTTACTCTCCACACGCAGTCCAGGAAGAGGACATGGAAGCTCTACCCTCCTCTTTTATGGACTTCTTTGGTGTCTGGAAGTAGGGGGAAGAGGCTGGCTGTGGGCGGCCTTAAAGTATCTAGGGGAGGAAAAGGGTGGGGTTAGCCATGGTATGGGCGGGGCTGTGGGCGGACAGAGGCAGGGTTACATTCGAAAGACTGAGGCTCTATTGAATGACCAGTAAGAAGGTAGGAGCAGTGAGGGGCAGGCGTGACTGGCAGCTCTATCACTGGGGGAGGCGGCACAAGGCAGCATATACTCCTGGGAGATCCAGAGGAGCATTACAGACCGTGCAGGTGCCCCCCTTTAAAGGGCGCCTTAGGCCACTGCCTAGTTGGCCTaatggaagcgccggccctgtgtatacTACCATCCAGCTGTCACATTACACAGTATTatggaataaattaaaatatacacatattaataaacacaaatatagaaaaatattttaatatggagACCAAGATAGACATATCATATACTGACAGCAGTTTATTGGTAAAATGGACATTTGAACAAATACTGGTTATTGAGTTGTTTCTTTTGAATATCATTGcattaaaaaaatcctttttattttacatttttatagtatATTTTTTGAGGCTGACTCAATGACTATAGTGCTTGCTCTTTCAAGAGCCCTGCCAGTTTTGCAGCAGAAATATTTTTTCCAGATGTACAAAAATGTAGTTTGGAATTTTTCAATCCGAAAGGCGTACACTATCGGATTCATTGCAGAGTTTCCATGTGATAAGAAGATGGCAATATAAGTGATTATCATGGGTTTTTCGCAAGTGCGGCAGAACAGAGTGATACAGTTTAGCGTGTGTAGAGGTAGCCAACTTAAAGCAAATAACAAAAGTATTAGTGCTAAGGATTTCGCAATTTTAAGCTCTTTCCCATAGTATTTATGTGGGTCTTTAGAAGTGGAAGAAACTTTTTTGCTGAGTTGTTTTTGAATTAGGTTGAATACTTCTAAATAAACAATAAGCATTAAAAAAAGTGGAGGAAGTACCCAGACAAAAAAGTTAAAGTACACCATATATTCCATGCTGATTACGGTTTCAAACTGACATGTTATGATAATTTCCCCATTACTAATGTTATGTGATTCTCTTGCATTGTTTATATTGTTCCATCCAAACATAGGAACCATGCCGATGATGAAAGATAAAACCCAACATCCGGTTATTGCCATGGCAGCTCTTCTTGCGGTGACAACGCTTCTGTaactaagaaaaagaaaaatttgatttaaatcaatagaaagtTTGAATCAATTGTACAAAGACCTTCATATCTGTTATATTATCTTTATGACAAGTGAATTAATGCTATttttaaaactggaaaaaaacaaaacagagataaTTGTTCGGTGTATTCTTCTAGCTTTTATTAATTTTCAAGGGCTATACTCATAATGCTTAGTACCTTGGCACTGTAATTTTGACAAGTGATATAAAAATGTGGGTTATTTCTTTGTATCACACAGAACTTGTTATGTCTGTATTGTCAACAGAGTTTGTCACATTACATAAAGAGTTCCCCGAGGATGTATTCTTGGACCTTGCCTATTCACTCCATAAATTATCTACTCTTGTCTTGCCTCTGCTTTTTTGTGCATGTGTATGGCAATAACAGAATGATCTATGCCATTAAGCCAAGCACATCACTTCTTGAGGTCATGTCAGTCAAATTTAAATATCAAGAAAACAATCCAAATGTTTTTTGAACAAAGCAAATATTACATAGACTAAACAATCACCAACTGAGCATAAAATCAAAGATCCATTTAGGACCCTATTTCTGTCTTAGGAATATATTGAGATATGTCTAGACCATCATCTCACATTTGGACTCCGAAAGTCCCTCTACTGCCTAATGTTAGGATAACACGCTCCCCCCCTTCTACTCATTTTTAAGCATTCGTACACTCACTGATCACTCATCCCTTACTGCAACTTCAGTATCACAAATGCTACAATTGGTAACGTGTTTTTCATGCAATGGCTACTTCTGCTACACAGTACTGTTCCAATAGCCTCCTTTTCTGACTTTTATTCCCCCATCCACTTATATCCCCTCTGCCACTGCTAACTAGTATCCCCTCTGCCAGAGCTACTACTCCAGCCACTATCCTTTGATGCTAACTGAATCTACTTTTTCCTGCCTGAAACCTGACTTATCATTAACTGACTCATACTTTCACATCTCATGATtgatccatctattcttcccagACTCCAACAGTATGGGCTTGCATTCATTCATTTCCTTGCAGATCTATTCCCCTTTTATTGAAGTTGCCAGCATTCCATTTACATTCTTTTTATGAATGCAACTGTTACATTTGGCTCAATTATCTGTCCCATAAACCCATGCTAAGCAAGGTTTATGTGATATGCTTAGAACtcctaaaaataatagaaagGCTAGGATGCCATATATTACCTTTTTCTGGGCACTGATCACTGTTGGAAGATGCAATCCTGGAGATTTACAAAATATGCAGCAACTCTATCTGTTTTTCTGTATACAGTTGCTTGATATATATGCTTTGCATATTTTCATTCATTAATTATATAGTACATAAAACTGCAAACTAGAGTGTCCATTTAGAATGcttcccattaccaaacttttcttaatatgtcatggtagttggactgaaacattggttatatgcaggtttttgtttttttgcggcccacataagcTTAAACCTGTTTATTTGCAAACTTGCAGCCCGCGGGACGCATGTGGCCCACAATGATTATCTTTGCGGCCCACCTGCCATGTGGCAGCTTTGTGCTGTGACTGCAACtgattcttgtctttcctccaattgTGTGCTCCCGTGGCTACAAGAGCGCAGAGTGTCTGTTtgtctgcagagcaggccagccactctaccttccctcctgctcacagtgccagaggagcaGGGCTACATATGTTAAGGTAGcggagtagtgtgttaaattagggagggggggggcagtgtattgattTGGGagaggggagtgtattaatttgggggagtgaGGGGAGCAGTGCATTAAACTGGGTGaaggggggacagtgtattaaagtgGTGAAAGGGTATTACCAagtttttcttaatatgtcaaggtagttggactgaaacattgattatatgtctTTCCTCCCACGGCCGATCATGTGCTCCTGTGGTGCCGGAGGAGCAGGGCTGGAactgagtggagggaggggggaagtgtattagattgggtggtgGGGGCAGAGTAttagagtggggagagggggggcagtgtattagattaagagTCAGTGTGTTAGATTAGGTGAAggggcagtgtatatgagtggagggaggggggccgtGTATTGGATTTaggggcaatgtatt from Pelobates fuscus isolate aPelFus1 chromosome 1, aPelFus1.pri, whole genome shotgun sequence harbors:
- the ADORA1 gene encoding adenosine receptor A1; protein product: MDSVVSLAVYIVIEVLIALVSVLGNILVIWAVIVNHALRDTTFFFIVSLAVADIAVGALVIPLAITISIGLKTEFYSCLMGACVVLILTQSSILALLAIAVDRYLRVKIPTSYRSVVTARRAAMAITGCWVLSFIIGMVPMFGWNNINNARESHNISNGEIIITCQFETVISMEYMVYFNFFVWVLPPLFLMLIVYLEVFNLIQKQLSKKVSSTSKDPHKYYGKELKIAKSLALILLLFALSWLPLHTLNCITLFCRTCEKPMIITYIAIFLSHGNSAMNPIVYAFRIEKFQTTFLYIWKKYFCCKTGRALERASTIVIESASKNIL